From Sphingomonas sp. PAMC26645:
CTAGATTTGACCTACTGAACTTAAGCCCGACCGACGTATCTCGCGCAATATAAACTGCAGACCCCCACTTGCTCACCGCCTGCTCAGCAATCAGCTTGTGCTTCACGTCGATGGCGAGCTGGATGTTGTAGCCGACCCCCACTTTGGTCATGCGCACCGTCGGCCGGCAGCTCGGTCGCCCCGCAAAGTCGCTGTCACGGGAGGAGGCAGACGCATATTTGGGCCCGTTGGCGATGTGGATCGCGGACAACGGGCCGGCCTCCAATGAGTGGACGAAGAAGACGCTGGGCTGGACGCGCGACCTGGTCGGTATCGTGTTCGATATCGAATGTCCGGACTATTCTCGGTAAGGCTGCGAAGGTGCATGGCGGGTGCGATCGACACGCCTGCCACCGTTCCCGCAACGGAACGACTAGGGAGAGGCCAACGCCTTGCCGGTTGGCATCAAGTTTCAGGAACACGTCGGTCGGTTTCATGGCTGCCCCTAGTGTTCTATCATCGCACGATGAACCTAGCCGGCTTTGACCTGAACCTGTTGAAGGCATTTGATGCCCTGTACGCCGAGCGCCACGTCACTCGTGCCGGTCAGGCCATCGGTCTGAGCCAGTCGGCCATGAGTGGTGCGCTAACCCGACTACGCGAGGTGTTCGCGGACGAACTGTTCGTACGATCGCCGAACGGGATGCAACCGACGCCACACGCTGATGACTTGGCCGGCCCGATCTCGGCGGCGCTCCGCCTCATGCGATCGGTTCTCCAAGGGGATGGCTTTGATCCCGCGACCGTCGATCACGTCGTCACGATCGCGATGACCGACTATGCCGCCTTCGTCTTGTTGCCGCGGTTGCTGGCGCGGCTCTCGGTCGCGGCGCCTGGTCTCGATGTGCGGGTGCGCGGAATCTTCGGCAAAGACGAAGTCGTCGACCTTCTCGACAGTGGCGAGGCAAACATGGCGATCAGCGTCCCGGTCGACGCCTCGGCTCGCATTCTAACGCGCGTGCTTCTTCAGGAAGGGTTTGCCTGCATCGCGCGGCCTGGGCACCCGGCCTTTGCGGTAGGGGCTGGCGTTGAGGCCTTCGCTGCAGCTTCTCATCTGCTGGTGTCGCCCGAAGGCGATCGCATTGGTTTGGTGGACCACAAGCTGGCGGTGCTCGGTCTCGAACGTCGCGTTGTGCTGAGCCTGCCGCAGTTTCTGGTCGCGCCGTTCGTGATTGCTGAGACCGACCTTGTCGCGACACTAGCCTCTCGGGTCGCCGGGAGGTTTGCAGCGGCCAATCTCGGCGTTGCCGT
This genomic window contains:
- a CDS encoding LysR family transcriptional regulator is translated as MNLAGFDLNLLKAFDALYAERHVTRAGQAIGLSQSAMSGALTRLREVFADELFVRSPNGMQPTPHADDLAGPISAALRLMRSVLQGDGFDPATVDHVVTIAMTDYAAFVLLPRLLARLSVAAPGLDVRVRGIFGKDEVVDLLDSGEANMAISVPVDASARILTRVLLQEGFACIARPGHPAFAVGAGVEAFAAASHLLVSPEGDRIGLVDHKLAVLGLERRVVLSLPQFLVAPFVIAETDLVATLASRVAGRFAAANLGVAVHEPPIALSEWPLAIMWHRRVDDHPATVWLRDCIAEIAATV